A genomic window from Triticum urartu cultivar G1812 chromosome 7, Tu2.1, whole genome shotgun sequence includes:
- the LOC125525730 gene encoding sucrose:sucrose 1-fructosyltransferase-like, translating into MGSHGKPPLPYAYKPLPSGAAVDADGERTGWTRWRVCATVLTASAMVVVVVGATLLAGFRVDQAVDEEAAAGFPWSNEMLQWQRSGYHFQTAKNYMSDPNGLMYYNGWYHMFFQYNPVGTDWDDGMEWGHAVSRNLVTWRTLPIAMVADQWYDILGVLSGSMTVLPNGTVIMIYTGATNASAVEVQCIATPADPNDPFLRRWTKHPANPVIWSPPGIGTKDFRDPMTAWYDESDDTWRTLLGSKDDHDGHHDGIAMMYKTKDFLNYELIPGILHRVQRTGEWECIDFYPVGHRSNDNSSEMLHVLKASMDDERHDYYSLGTYDSAANTWTPIDPELDLGIGLRYDWGKFYASTSFYDPAKKRRVLMGYVGEVDSKRADVVKGWASIQSVPRTIALDEKTRTNLLLWPVEEIETLRLNATELSDVTLNTGSVIHIPLRQGTQLDIEATFHLDASAVAALNEADVGYNCSSSGGAVNRGALGPFGLLVLAAGDRRGEQTAVYFYVSRGLDGGLHTSFCQDELRSSRAKDVTKRVIGSTVPVLDGEAFSMRVLVDHSIVQGFAMGGRTTMTSRVYPMEAYQEAKVYLFNNATGASVMAERLVVHEMDSAHNQLSNMDDHSYVQ; encoded by the exons ATGGGGTCACACGGCAAGCCACCGCTACCGTACGCGTACAAGCCACTGCCCTCCGGCGCCGCCGTGGACGCCGACGGTGAGCGGACCGGCTGGACGAGGTGGCGCGTGTGCGCCACCGTGCTGACGGCCTCGgccatggtggtggtggtggtcggcGCCACGCTCCTGGCAGGGTTCAGGGTGGACCAGGCCGTCGACGAGGAGGCCGCGGCCGGGTTCCCGTGGAGCAACGAGATGCTGCAGTGGCAGCGCAGTGGCTACCATTTCCAGACGGCCAAGAACTACATGAGCG ATCCCAACG GTCTTATGTACTACAATGGATGGTACCACATGTTCTTCCAGTACAACCCGGTGGGCACCGATTGGGACGACGGCATGGAGTGGGGCCATGCCGTGTCTCGGAACCTTGTCACGTGGCGCACCCTCCCTATTGCCATGGTGGCTGACCAGTGGTACGACATCCTGGGGGTCCTTTCGGGCTCTATGACGGTGCTACCCAATGGCACGGTCATCATGATCTACACGGGGGCCACCAACGCCTCTGCCGTTGAGGTGCAGTGCATCGCCACCCCCGCCGACCCCAACGACCCCTTCCTCCGCCGCTGGACCAAGCACCCCGCCAACCCCGTCATCTGGTCGCCGCCGGGGATCGGCACCAAGGATTTTCGAGACCCGATGACTGCTTGGTACGATGAATCTGATGACACATGGCGTACCCTCCTTGGGTCCAAGGATGACCACGACGGTCACCACGATGGGATCGCCATGATGTACAAGACCAAGGACTTCCTTAACTACGAGCTCATCCCGGGTATCTTGCATCGAGTCCAGCGCACCGGCGAGTGGGAGTGCATTGACTTCTACCCTGTCGGCCACAGAAGCAACGACAACTCATCGGAGATGTTGCACGTGTTGAAGGCGAGCATGGACGACGAACGGCACGACTACTACTCGCTAGGCACGTACGACTCGGCAGCAAACACGTGGACGCCGATCGACCCGGAGCTCGACTTGGGGATCGGGCTGAGATACGACTGGGGTAAGTTTTATGCGTCCACCTCGTTCTATGATCCGGCAAAGAAGCGGCGCGTGCTGATGGGGTACGTCGGCGAGGTCGACTCCAAGCGGGCTGATGTCGTGAAGGGATGGGCCTCGATTCAG TCAGTTCCAAGGACAATTGCTCTCGACGAGAAGACCCGGACGAACCTCCTCCTCTGGCCCGTGGAGGAGATTGAGACCCTCCGCCTCAACGCCACCGAACTTAGCGACGTCACCCTTAACACCGGCTCCGTCATCCATATCCCGCTCCGCCAAGGCACTCAGCTCGACATCGAGGCAACTTTCCACCTTGATGCTTCTGCCGTCGCTGCCCTCAATGAGGCCGATGTGGGCTACAACTGCAGCAGCAGCGGCGGTGCTGTTAACCGCGGCGCGCTAGGCCCCTTCGGCCTCCTCGTCCTCGCTGCTGGTGACCGCCGTGGCGAGCAAACGGCGGTGTATTTCTACGTGTCTAGGGGGCTCGACGGAGGCCTCCATACCAGCTTCTGCCAAGACGAGTTGCGGTCGTCACGGGCCAAGGATGTGACGAAGCGGGTGATTGGGAGCACGGTGCCGGTACTCGACGGCGAGGCTTTCTCGATGAGGGTGCTCGTGGACCACTCCATCGTGCAGGGCTTCGCGATGGGCGGGAGGACCACGATGACGTCGCGGGTGTACCCGATGGAGGCCTATCAGGAGGCAAAAGTGTACTTGTTCAACAATGCGACCGGTGCCAGCGTCATGGCGGAAAGGCTCGTCGTGCACGAGATGGACTCAGCACACAACCAGCTCTCCAATATGGACGATCACTCGTATGTTCAATGA